A window of the Haloarcula rubripromontorii genome harbors these coding sequences:
- a CDS encoding helix-turn-helix domain-containing protein has protein sequence MAGGARDDLAEKMAGEVALSDDPGATLRKWRTDFDVAQTELADELDVSPSVVSDYESGRRDNPGIGVVRRLVVALLDIDENRGGDHIRQHARVLSAGFDSDVVHDLREYSANVGVERVYDAIDAEELFRGSQDTVAGHTVINSIAAITRLSSDEFYQLYGQSTNRALVFTNVTRGESPLVALRVVSPTPNAVILHGLDDEAVWEHAQDLARIDDFSLAITDTDLEELLGGLRNLP, from the coding sequence ATGGCAGGGGGCGCACGCGATGACCTCGCGGAAAAAATGGCGGGCGAGGTGGCACTGAGCGACGACCCAGGGGCGACTCTGCGGAAGTGGCGTACCGACTTCGACGTTGCACAGACCGAACTCGCCGACGAACTCGATGTCTCCCCGTCCGTGGTCTCGGACTACGAGAGCGGCCGGCGTGACAACCCCGGTATCGGCGTTGTCAGGCGACTCGTCGTCGCATTACTCGACATCGACGAGAACCGCGGCGGCGACCACATCCGCCAGCACGCCCGCGTGCTCTCGGCTGGATTCGACAGCGACGTGGTCCACGACCTCCGCGAATACTCCGCGAATGTGGGCGTCGAGCGCGTCTACGACGCCATCGACGCCGAGGAACTGTTCCGGGGTAGTCAGGACACCGTGGCGGGCCACACCGTCATCAACTCTATCGCCGCCATTACGCGGCTCTCCTCCGACGAGTTCTACCAGCTATACGGTCAGTCGACGAACCGCGCGCTCGTGTTCACGAACGTGACCCGCGGCGAATCCCCACTGGTCGCGCTCCGGGTCGTCTCACCGACGCCCAACGCGGTGATCCTTCACGGGCTCGACGACGAGGCCGTCTGGGAACACGCACAGGACCTCGCCCGCATCGACGACTTTTCGCTGGCGATTACCGATACCGATCTGGAGGAACTGCTGGGCGGTCTTCGAAACCTTCCCTGA
- a CDS encoding methyl-accepting chemotaxis protein, whose translation MFEQIRTYLSGQRSRSPDAAARRADGGFVASDGQTRFLTDALDPNSPRLTDRFDDQDTAAIGSQHVERQFELEPDELRALIDDYETAGISQREFIATQGFVTESLVESAFEQLRNELGPDAQDAINTVEAELHEGLETTQSVTQAGIDAFTGSTAESNATGGFDYHDVLQHIGTPLFVLDTNGDIRSWNSSIENLTGVSEAEAKEMEMASMAFYPDGRRGKTLADKVLDAPETTHKKYDVPKVEDEDFTLYRDTSVMADQHGNERNISFSAAPIYDENDELIAVVEMVQDRTDEAKRHEAVTNLVEEVKSTMAALKNGRLDARASFDRTDGGEYVDDQLYEVIGSLNDMAEQVEELADQVDEQAQQLAVTIEQANSSAEAVESRVTEQTDSLTQAADNIQNIGAGMEEVAATSSEVASAAQRAKAAAEDGSAAGEAVMDVTDGLAETSDDLVDTVTDLDDQMDEVSEIVEIIADVAEQTNMLALNANIEAARAGESGSGFAVVADEVKTLANETSEHASEISTSITTIQDQATETAEMVETSHEQVERAESEIEDALDALDEISDAVEEATSGIQEVADANDDQASAIENVTSMVEDAQNHAQEAEAATKEIVEATDQQEDAVTELTDRVGELTNAN comes from the coding sequence ATGTTCGAGCAGATCCGCACCTATCTCTCCGGCCAGCGGTCCCGTTCTCCGGACGCTGCGGCCAGACGGGCGGACGGCGGATTCGTCGCGAGTGACGGACAAACTCGCTTTCTGACCGACGCCCTTGACCCGAACTCGCCACGCCTCACTGATCGCTTCGACGACCAGGATACGGCCGCTATCGGGTCACAGCACGTCGAGCGGCAGTTCGAACTCGAACCTGACGAACTCCGGGCGCTGATTGACGACTACGAAACCGCCGGCATAAGCCAGCGTGAGTTCATCGCCACCCAGGGCTTTGTCACGGAATCGCTCGTCGAAAGTGCGTTCGAACAGCTTCGGAACGAACTCGGCCCGGATGCACAGGATGCTATCAACACTGTCGAGGCGGAGCTTCACGAAGGGCTGGAAACGACACAGTCTGTCACCCAGGCCGGTATCGACGCTTTCACTGGCTCTACAGCTGAAAGCAACGCTACCGGCGGGTTCGACTACCACGACGTACTGCAGCATATCGGGACGCCGCTCTTTGTGCTGGACACGAACGGTGATATCCGCAGCTGGAACAGTTCGATCGAAAACCTGACTGGCGTCTCCGAAGCCGAAGCAAAGGAGATGGAAATGGCGAGCATGGCGTTCTATCCGGACGGTCGACGCGGCAAGACCCTCGCCGACAAGGTCCTCGACGCTCCGGAGACGACCCACAAGAAGTACGACGTGCCAAAGGTCGAGGACGAGGACTTCACGCTGTACCGCGATACGAGCGTGATGGCCGACCAGCACGGCAACGAGCGCAACATCTCGTTCAGTGCCGCCCCCATCTACGACGAGAACGACGAACTCATCGCGGTCGTCGAGATGGTACAGGACCGGACCGACGAGGCCAAGCGCCACGAGGCGGTGACGAACCTGGTCGAAGAAGTCAAATCGACCATGGCTGCACTCAAGAACGGCCGCCTCGACGCCCGGGCGTCGTTCGACCGGACCGACGGCGGCGAGTACGTCGACGATCAGCTGTACGAAGTCATCGGGTCGCTCAACGATATGGCAGAACAGGTCGAGGAGCTGGCAGACCAAGTGGACGAGCAGGCCCAGCAGCTGGCGGTCACTATCGAACAGGCGAATTCGTCCGCAGAGGCCGTCGAAAGTCGGGTTACCGAACAGACCGACTCCCTCACCCAAGCGGCCGACAACATTCAGAACATCGGGGCCGGGATGGAAGAGGTCGCCGCAACGTCCAGCGAAGTGGCCTCAGCAGCACAGCGCGCGAAGGCAGCCGCGGAAGACGGGTCAGCGGCCGGTGAAGCGGTCATGGATGTCACCGATGGGCTTGCCGAAACGAGCGACGACCTTGTGGACACCGTCACCGATCTCGACGACCAGATGGACGAGGTGAGCGAGATCGTCGAGATAATCGCCGACGTGGCAGAGCAGACGAACATGCTCGCACTGAACGCCAACATCGAAGCGGCCCGGGCCGGTGAAAGCGGGAGCGGGTTCGCTGTCGTGGCCGACGAGGTGAAGACACTCGCGAATGAGACGAGCGAGCACGCTTCCGAGATCTCGACGAGCATTACCACGATTCAGGACCAGGCGACCGAGACAGCCGAAATGGTCGAGACGTCCCACGAGCAGGTCGAGCGTGCGGAGTCGGAGATCGAGGACGCGCTGGATGCGCTGGACGAGATTTCCGACGCCGTCGAGGAGGCGACGAGCGGTATCCAGGAAGTCGCCGACGCTAACGACGACCAGGCGAGCGCTATCGAGAACGTGACTTCGATGGTCGAAGACGCGCAGAACCACGCCCAGGAGGCCGAGGCTGCGACGAAGGAGATCGTCGAGGCGACCGACCAGCAGGAAGACGCAGTCACCGAACTGACCGACCGAGTCGGTGAACTCACGAACGCGAACTGA
- a CDS encoding type IV pilin: MARRNLHSDHRGVSPVVGVGLMLAISVFLAATVGSVVFTASSDLTQRTPTVARSTGEFVTGPSGGCGENTVTIRHAGGDPVPADELEIAVAIADADARLVDLPVPGTALSASNTDDPDNAVYDYCVGGVIANGGQRWSAGRVIRFQLNAGGGTVEPGDSIEVRVVHTPSNGVLAAVELTARR; encoded by the coding sequence GTGGCCAGACGAAATCTCCATTCTGACCATCGCGGCGTCAGTCCTGTCGTCGGCGTAGGCCTCATGCTCGCGATTAGCGTCTTTCTGGCAGCGACAGTCGGCAGTGTTGTGTTCACTGCAAGCAGCGACCTGACCCAGCGGACGCCTACCGTTGCCCGCTCGACAGGAGAGTTCGTGACTGGGCCGTCAGGTGGGTGTGGCGAGAACACGGTGACGATTCGACACGCTGGCGGCGACCCGGTTCCGGCCGACGAACTGGAAATCGCCGTCGCAATCGCCGACGCCGACGCCCGTCTCGTCGACCTGCCGGTCCCCGGGACGGCACTGTCTGCGAGCAACACCGACGACCCGGACAACGCCGTCTACGACTACTGTGTCGGCGGTGTCATCGCTAATGGCGGCCAGCGGTGGTCTGCGGGCCGGGTAATCAGGTTCCAGCTGAACGCCGGCGGTGGGACCGTCGAACCGGGCGACAGCATCGAAGTACGCGTCGTTCACACCCCTTCGAACGGCGTCCTTGCCGCGGTCGAACTGACCGCTCGCCGGTAA
- the hmgB gene encoding hydroxymethylglutaryl-CoA synthase translates to MTAVGIDAMEIWTGKLKLDLAETFAPAQGDDPGKYTKGLGLRASSFPDVYEDIVTMGANAAHRLMERKGLTPEDIGRIDVATESAFDNSKPVSTYIAGCLEQVYDENFHHANKGERKFACISGTQSLDDAYNWIRAGRNRGRAALVIATDTALYARDDPGEATQGAGAVAMLVDEDPSLVELSAEQGYGSADETDFLKPNQQFPSVDGKRSVNVYLARMREALEDFAEVAGDIHPGDYEMIPFHTPFPGMVRKAAALGYRHIVRGTDVGDLLAEEIGHQPMRSDFETDDEFHAAIKEYTDALTETERYQDWYANTIEPTLEISREVGNWYTGSVHIARVSGLKHARENGLDLDEARLLVASYGSGAQAEVHAETVVPGWEAEIGALDIEEQIRNRYELSFAEYEQVHDVHNHETETDVEEFTAPENEFAFDGWGRMGERKYRYVE, encoded by the coding sequence ATGACTGCAGTCGGTATCGACGCCATGGAGATCTGGACCGGGAAACTCAAACTCGACCTCGCTGAGACATTCGCGCCGGCTCAGGGAGACGATCCGGGGAAGTACACGAAGGGACTGGGCCTGCGCGCGTCGTCGTTCCCCGACGTGTACGAGGACATCGTCACGATGGGGGCGAACGCGGCCCATCGCCTGATGGAGCGCAAGGGGCTGACGCCGGAAGATATCGGCCGTATCGACGTAGCGACCGAGAGCGCTTTCGACAACTCAAAACCCGTCTCGACGTACATCGCGGGCTGTCTCGAACAGGTGTACGACGAGAACTTCCACCACGCCAACAAGGGCGAGCGGAAGTTCGCCTGTATCTCCGGGACACAGAGCCTCGACGACGCCTACAACTGGATTCGCGCCGGACGAAACCGCGGTCGAGCCGCGCTCGTCATCGCTACTGACACCGCTCTGTACGCCCGCGACGACCCTGGCGAGGCCACGCAGGGGGCCGGCGCGGTGGCGATGCTCGTCGACGAAGACCCGAGTCTGGTCGAACTCTCTGCCGAACAGGGGTACGGCAGCGCCGACGAAACTGACTTTCTCAAGCCAAATCAGCAGTTCCCGTCCGTCGACGGCAAGCGCTCGGTAAACGTCTACCTCGCCCGTATGCGCGAGGCACTGGAAGACTTCGCCGAGGTAGCCGGCGACATCCACCCGGGCGACTACGAGATGATTCCCTTCCACACGCCGTTCCCGGGGATGGTCCGGAAGGCCGCAGCGCTTGGCTACCGACACATCGTTCGCGGCACGGACGTGGGTGACCTGCTGGCCGAGGAAATCGGTCACCAGCCCATGCGTTCGGACTTCGAGACAGACGACGAGTTCCATGCGGCGATCAAAGAGTACACCGACGCACTCACCGAAACTGAGCGCTATCAGGACTGGTACGCAAATACCATCGAGCCGACGCTCGAGATCTCCCGCGAGGTCGGCAACTGGTACACCGGCTCTGTCCACATCGCCCGTGTCTCCGGGCTGAAACACGCCCGTGAGAACGGACTGGATCTGGACGAGGCCCGATTGTTAGTTGCCTCCTACGGGTCCGGCGCGCAGGCGGAAGTTCACGCCGAGACCGTCGTCCCCGGGTGGGAGGCAGAAATCGGCGCGCTCGACATCGAAGAACAGATCCGGAACCGTTACGAGCTCTCCTTCGCCGAGTACGAACAGGTCCACGACGTCCATAATCACGAGACTGAGACCGATGTCGAGGAGTTCACCGCCCCCGAAAACGAGTTCGCCTTCGACGGCTGGGGCCGGATGGGTGAGCGGAAATATCGGTACGTGGAGTAG
- a CDS encoding replication factor C large subunit, whose translation MDWTEKYRPTTLSEVRGNDKARDALKEWAETWDDHREAVILYGSPGIGKTSAAHALANDMGWPTIELNASDSRTKDVINRVAGEAAKSGTLTAGGGGRRLVIMDEADNIHGNADRGGARAITALVKEASQPMILIANEYYEMSNGLRNNCQDIEFRDVSPRSIVPVLRDLCRQEGVEYESDALQDLAEQNSGDLRGAVKDLQAIAETTERLTADDVVTGERDTTEGIFEYLDVVLKEAGAQEALEASYDVDETPDDLINWIEDNMPKDYEGAELVRAYEFLSNADQWLGRVRETQNYSFWRYAGDNMTAGVAAARDGTKGGWTRYGPPSYWSKLGRSKGTRNTRDYVAQQIAAIDGVSMRTARREIMPFLSTMTHHCRNRDLTVAMAATYDMEAEHVSFVTGSGKDTNKVQDIVADAETLKEEAAVEHSGGAFEGASADGEPGTDTQSPDTSADDDTGEQQVTLAADDDAGSDAAGDDTTTDDETEAASEAAEDDDQQSGLSDFM comes from the coding sequence ATGGATTGGACGGAGAAGTACCGCCCGACGACGCTGTCGGAGGTGCGGGGCAACGACAAGGCCCGCGACGCACTGAAAGAGTGGGCGGAGACGTGGGACGACCACCGTGAGGCGGTCATTCTCTATGGCTCCCCGGGCATCGGGAAGACTTCGGCTGCCCACGCGCTGGCAAACGATATGGGGTGGCCGACCATCGAACTCAACGCCAGCGACTCCCGGACCAAGGACGTTATCAATCGGGTTGCCGGCGAGGCGGCCAAGTCAGGGACGCTGACCGCTGGCGGTGGCGGCCGTCGGCTCGTCATCATGGACGAGGCGGACAACATCCACGGCAACGCCGACCGCGGGGGCGCACGAGCGATCACGGCCCTTGTGAAGGAGGCCAGCCAGCCGATGATCCTCATCGCCAACGAGTACTACGAGATGTCAAACGGCTTGCGAAACAACTGCCAGGACATCGAGTTCCGGGATGTCTCACCTCGCTCTATCGTCCCCGTCCTCCGTGACCTCTGTCGTCAAGAAGGCGTCGAGTACGAGTCCGACGCGCTGCAAGACCTCGCCGAGCAGAACAGCGGCGACCTGCGAGGCGCGGTCAAAGATCTGCAGGCCATCGCCGAAACGACAGAGCGGCTAACCGCCGACGACGTGGTGACCGGCGAGCGCGATACGACCGAGGGAATCTTCGAGTACCTCGACGTGGTACTCAAGGAGGCCGGCGCGCAGGAGGCTCTAGAGGCCAGTTACGACGTGGACGAGACGCCGGACGACCTCATCAACTGGATCGAGGACAACATGCCCAAGGACTACGAGGGGGCCGAACTGGTCCGGGCCTACGAGTTCCTCTCGAACGCCGACCAGTGGCTCGGCCGCGTGCGCGAGACGCAGAACTACTCCTTCTGGCGGTACGCCGGTGACAACATGACCGCTGGCGTCGCCGCGGCGCGGGACGGGACAAAGGGCGGCTGGACCCGCTACGGCCCGCCGAGCTACTGGTCGAAGCTCGGCCGGTCGAAGGGGACACGGAACACCCGGGACTACGTCGCCCAGCAGATCGCCGCTATCGACGGCGTGTCGATGCGGACCGCCCGCCGGGAGATCATGCCGTTCCTCTCGACGATGACTCACCACTGCCGGAACCGGGACCTGACGGTGGCAATGGCGGCGACCTACGACATGGAGGCCGAGCACGTCTCTTTCGTCACCGGGTCTGGCAAAGACACGAACAAGGTGCAGGATATCGTCGCTGACGCCGAGACGCTCAAGGAGGAAGCTGCCGTCGAACACTCCGGCGGAGCGTTCGAGGGTGCGAGTGCCGACGGCGAACCCGGTACAGATACCCAGAGTCCGGATACCAGCGCTGACGATGACACCGGCGAACAGCAGGTGACGCTTGCGGCGGACGATGACGCTGGCTCCGACGCCGCCGGGGACGACACCACGACCGACGACGAGACGGAAGCAGCGAGCGAAGCAGCCGAAGACGACGATCAGCAGTCCGGCCTTTCTGACTTTATGTAG
- a CDS encoding amino acid ABC transporter permease encodes MGTPESTTAGRTLRARAAGLTEQPLTLLTVAVFWTWLVVRWTNDFLLDGALIERNTSFFPTAPFESIASTLGGLATSLGPVGIPIGWVAGFFEFLAASIPYLPQLATGVWATILLTVLGIALGFLIAVPLSVARVYGGSVTRLVALAYTELFRGTPLLAQLFVLYFATPLTAIIRELPTVGTGFIPAQAFWVAVIAFMLNSAAYQSEYIRSALNSVPEGQLTAARAIGLSKVDGIRHVVLPQGLRYAIPGWSNELVYLIKYSSLASFITVRELFERTDAIASETYRYTELFVLAGLLYLALVLSASLLMDYVENRVAIPGLGTTSR; translated from the coding sequence ATGGGGACGCCGGAGTCAACGACCGCCGGGCGAACCCTCCGCGCCCGCGCCGCCGGGCTGACCGAGCAGCCCCTGACGCTGCTTACTGTCGCCGTCTTCTGGACGTGGCTCGTCGTGCGCTGGACGAACGACTTCCTGCTGGATGGGGCGCTCATCGAGCGCAATACGTCGTTCTTCCCGACTGCCCCGTTCGAGTCGATTGCGTCGACGCTCGGCGGTCTCGCGACGAGTCTCGGTCCGGTCGGGATCCCCATCGGGTGGGTCGCCGGCTTCTTCGAGTTTCTGGCCGCGTCGATTCCATACCTGCCGCAACTGGCGACCGGCGTGTGGGCCACGATACTGCTGACGGTGCTCGGCATCGCGCTTGGGTTCCTCATCGCTGTCCCGCTTAGCGTCGCGCGGGTGTACGGCGGGTCCGTCACCCGTCTGGTCGCGCTGGCGTACACTGAACTGTTCCGTGGGACGCCGCTGCTCGCTCAGTTGTTCGTCCTCTACTTCGCGACGCCGCTGACTGCAATCATCCGCGAGCTGCCCACGGTCGGGACCGGATTCATCCCCGCACAGGCGTTCTGGGTGGCCGTTATCGCGTTCATGCTCAACAGCGCCGCCTACCAGTCGGAGTACATCCGCTCGGCGCTGAACTCCGTCCCGGAGGGGCAACTCACCGCCGCGCGCGCCATCGGCCTCTCGAAGGTCGATGGAATACGGCACGTCGTCCTGCCACAGGGCCTGCGCTACGCGATTCCGGGCTGGTCGAACGAACTGGTGTACCTCATCAAGTACTCGTCGCTTGCGAGTTTCATCACTGTCCGTGAACTGTTCGAACGGACCGACGCCATCGCCAGCGAGACCTACCGGTACACGGAACTGTTCGTCCTCGCCGGCCTGCTGTATCTGGCGCTGGTGCTCTCGGCGTCGCTCCTGATGGACTACGTCGAGAATCGGGTCGCGATTCCCGGCCTCGGCACGACCAGCCGATGA
- a CDS encoding basic amino acid ABC transporter substrate-binding protein, whose protein sequence is MSDNGLSRRQYLSTVGGTAVTVSLAGCFGGGGGDGGATEITAGTAPGFPPFEMKQDGELVGFDIDLLEAVVDETDYTLAGWEEFEFKSLIPALTNENIDVVAAGMTINDERDETIDFTDPYYSSNQAIVVREDGDFSPESMSDLSGRPIGAQKGTTGESTVQSELIEPGNLDESNYNSYGNYVLAVEDLQNGNIDAVVIDEPVAQTFAAQRPVTIAFTYETGENFGFGVREGDDEFTQALNDGLSTVRDGNTYQDLTNKWFGQQ, encoded by the coding sequence ATGTCAGACAACGGCCTTTCACGACGCCAGTACCTCTCCACAGTCGGTGGAACTGCAGTAACTGTCTCGCTCGCTGGTTGTTTCGGGGGCGGTGGCGGCGACGGCGGCGCTACCGAAATCACTGCCGGAACTGCACCGGGGTTCCCCCCGTTCGAGATGAAACAGGACGGCGAACTCGTCGGGTTCGACATCGACCTGCTTGAAGCAGTCGTCGACGAGACCGACTACACCCTTGCCGGCTGGGAAGAGTTCGAGTTCAAGTCTCTGATCCCGGCGCTGACGAACGAGAATATCGACGTAGTCGCCGCGGGGATGACGATCAACGACGAGCGTGACGAAACCATCGACTTCACTGATCCGTACTACAGTTCGAACCAGGCGATTGTCGTCCGCGAGGACGGCGACTTCTCACCGGAGTCGATGTCGGACCTTTCCGGGCGCCCAATCGGCGCACAGAAGGGCACGACGGGCGAGAGTACGGTCCAGTCGGAACTCATCGAACCGGGGAACCTCGACGAGTCGAACTACAATTCCTATGGCAACTACGTGCTGGCAGTCGAAGACCTCCAGAACGGCAACATCGACGCCGTCGTCATCGACGAGCCGGTCGCCCAGACCTTCGCCGCACAGCGTCCGGTCACCATCGCCTTCACGTACGAGACGGGTGAGAACTTCGGGTTCGGCGTCCGGGAGGGCGACGACGAGTTCACCCAGGCGCTCAACGATGGCCTGTCCACAGTCCGGGACGGGAACACGTATCAGGACCTGACGAACAAGTGGTTCGGCCAGCAGTAA
- a CDS encoding COX15/CtaA family protein, whose protein sequence is MTTRFRRLVATTTVLTFALILLGVYTGAIGAGLTCEARWPFCDGWMGLFPANWASFVEWFHRLVAMITGFGILGSTIAAWRGEYSRRIKLATGVATVVLPVQILLGANTIFNFGATAQVLHHGAAQLIFGAMVAATAWAYTDTAESPSVQSTETQHTARADD, encoded by the coding sequence ATGACCACCCGTTTCCGCCGACTGGTGGCGACGACGACGGTGCTGACGTTCGCACTCATCCTGCTCGGCGTGTACACCGGTGCTATCGGTGCCGGGCTGACCTGTGAGGCACGCTGGCCGTTCTGTGACGGCTGGATGGGGCTGTTCCCCGCAAACTGGGCGAGCTTCGTCGAGTGGTTCCACCGTTTAGTCGCCATGATCACTGGCTTTGGCATCCTCGGTTCGACCATCGCCGCGTGGCGCGGTGAGTACAGCCGGCGGATCAAACTCGCGACAGGTGTCGCTACGGTCGTGCTCCCGGTGCAGATTCTCCTCGGCGCGAACACCATCTTCAACTTCGGTGCCACGGCGCAGGTACTCCACCACGGGGCTGCACAGCTCATCTTCGGCGCGATGGTCGCGGCGACGGCGTGGGCCTACACCGATACGGCGGAGTCGCCGTCGGTACAATCGACCGAGACCCAGCACACAGCACGCGCTGACGATTGA
- a CDS encoding amino acid ABC transporter permease produces MPPLPLQSDWAFVAGNLDLLLAGTGVTVGLTAASILLGFLLGFPAGAVEVYGRGPLKRAVETAGVVLRGTPLLVIIILLFFGLSVSSSAFVTATIALGLRSGAYQSQIFRGALQSVDEGQLEAARAVGMGRLQAIRSVVVPQALRRSVPGFQNEFTIVLKDTSIAIVIGLGELLTVGQNLYQGGQSTAALEIFLTVSLIYFVLTFVTNRSLDYVDDRFSIPGGERA; encoded by the coding sequence ATGCCACCGCTCCCGTTGCAGAGCGACTGGGCGTTTGTCGCCGGGAACCTCGACCTGCTACTCGCAGGCACGGGTGTCACGGTCGGCCTGACAGCCGCGAGTATTCTGCTCGGCTTTCTGCTCGGCTTTCCGGCGGGAGCCGTTGAGGTGTACGGCCGTGGGCCGCTCAAACGCGCCGTCGAGACGGCCGGGGTTGTCCTTCGCGGCACGCCGCTGCTCGTCATCATTATCCTGCTGTTCTTCGGGCTCTCGGTGTCGAGCAGCGCCTTCGTGACGGCGACTATCGCGCTTGGACTCCGGAGTGGTGCGTATCAGTCACAGATCTTCCGCGGCGCGCTCCAGAGCGTCGACGAAGGACAACTGGAAGCCGCTCGCGCCGTCGGCATGGGCCGGCTCCAGGCCATCCGTAGCGTCGTCGTACCCCAGGCACTCCGCCGGAGCGTGCCCGGTTTCCAGAACGAGTTCACGATTGTCCTGAAAGACACGAGTATCGCCATCGTCATCGGCCTTGGCGAACTGCTAACTGTCGGCCAGAACCTCTACCAGGGCGGTCAAAGCACCGCTGCGCTTGAGATTTTCCTGACTGTGAGCCTCATTTACTTCGTTCTCACGTTCGTGACGAACCGCTCGCTCGATTACGTCGACGACCGCTTCAGCATCCCCGGAGGTGAGCGTGCATGA
- a CDS encoding amino acid ABC transporter ATP-binding protein — MSGPLLELDDVYKSYGDEQVLSGVSFEMDAGDVDVVIGPSGSGKSTMLRCVNRLTEIDSGDIYLDGGCVTDADTDVNELRKQVGMVFQDFNLFAHLTALGNVTLGLRKVRGMDKSAAQEKGYEHLEQVGLLDQADSYPAELSGGQKQRVGIARALAMDPKLLLFDEPTSALDPELVGEVVEVMRDLAAEGITMLVVSHEMGFARSAASDIIFLDDGRIVEHGPPEQLFENPEAARTGEFLSRLETTHEGE, encoded by the coding sequence ATGAGTGGTCCGTTGCTGGAACTTGACGACGTGTACAAGTCCTACGGCGATGAACAGGTCCTCTCGGGCGTCAGCTTCGAGATGGACGCTGGCGATGTCGACGTGGTTATCGGCCCCAGCGGGAGCGGCAAGTCGACGATGCTCCGCTGTGTGAACCGCCTCACTGAGATCGACAGCGGCGACATATACCTCGACGGCGGCTGCGTCACCGACGCCGACACCGACGTAAACGAACTCCGAAAACAGGTCGGGATGGTGTTTCAGGATTTCAACCTCTTTGCCCATCTCACGGCGCTCGGGAACGTCACACTCGGCCTGCGGAAAGTCCGCGGCATGGACAAATCGGCGGCCCAGGAGAAGGGCTACGAGCATCTGGAACAGGTCGGACTGCTGGATCAGGCCGATTCTTATCCTGCCGAACTCTCCGGCGGGCAGAAACAGCGCGTCGGCATCGCCCGCGCGCTCGCCATGGACCCGAAGCTCCTGCTGTTCGACGAGCCGACCAGCGCGCTCGACCCCGAACTCGTTGGCGAAGTCGTCGAGGTAATGCGCGACCTCGCCGCCGAAGGCATCACGATGCTCGTCGTCAGCCACGAGATGGGATTCGCGCGGTCGGCGGCGTCGGACATCATCTTCCTCGATGACGGGCGCATCGTCGAACACGGCCCGCCGGAACAGCTGTTCGAGAACCCAGAGGCGGCACGGACCGGCGAGTTCCTCAGTCGCTTGGAGACGACCCACGAGGGGGAGTGA
- a CDS encoding CAP domain-containing protein yields the protein MNRSVITLGVVVLAVLSVSGLAGVAVEGSLGADATQPAPTESVEASSATTSHTDSVASDTSRSEKTAAVVTQSTEAPSTPEAGQSTPTDPETDIDTARLEERLVAAINDRRGNPVANDAFDGSLSDETKTGQTLSAMAGNHSERMAAQGFASPIANGSDTADRYAAAGLSEQCRLRHEGNAYLRPVTDLELVTSIDPNGANATRTANAVADHWFDLSGPRDTLYVANANHIGVGAATADGVVYITVNLC from the coding sequence ATGAACAGATCGGTCATCACACTCGGAGTAGTGGTTCTGGCGGTACTCAGTGTCTCGGGACTTGCAGGGGTAGCAGTCGAGGGATCGCTTGGCGCAGACGCGACCCAGCCAGCCCCGACAGAGTCCGTGGAAGCGTCGTCGGCGACGACTTCCCATACGGACAGTGTCGCATCCGACACGTCACGCAGTGAGAAAACTGCGGCCGTGGTCACACAGTCCACGGAGGCTCCCTCGACGCCGGAAGCGGGACAGTCCACACCAACAGACCCGGAGACAGATATCGATACGGCCCGCCTCGAAGAGCGGCTCGTAGCGGCAATCAATGACCGACGCGGCAACCCGGTTGCCAACGACGCTTTCGACGGCTCGCTCTCGGACGAGACCAAAACCGGACAGACGCTCTCAGCGATGGCCGGCAACCACAGCGAGCGAATGGCTGCACAGGGGTTTGCCTCCCCGATTGCGAACGGGTCAGACACGGCAGACCGGTATGCAGCCGCCGGACTGTCCGAGCAGTGTCGCCTCCGTCACGAAGGCAATGCGTATCTCCGCCCGGTGACCGACCTCGAACTGGTCACGAGCATCGACCCGAACGGGGCGAACGCGACCCGGACGGCGAACGCCGTCGCCGACCACTGGTTCGACCTCTCCGGTCCCCGTGACACGCTGTACGTGGCGAACGCGAACCACATCGGCGTCGGCGCGGCGACCGCCGACGGCGTCGTCTACATTACCGTGAATCTCTGCTGA